A region from the Methanofollis liminatans DSM 4140 genome encodes:
- a CDS encoding ATP-binding protein codes for MADLLELLVALNPWWSGRPFDTGVRRDRYLSTIKKYCASGEIVVLSGVRRSGKTTLLYQMIEDLIQNRGVDPRSILFVNCDEPAMVHLDMPLDAVLETYRSNVWSGEGAWLVFDEVQAIAGWERWIKATYDRKQFRLVISGSSSYLLDSEVSTLISGRYLAVPVYPLDFAEYLQFRGMEIEPEPVALAARKYDILNLLGQYLREGGFPQAVQQEDEGVKSDQLRAYYDSIVYRDIVQVNDVRNQRALADLLSYLLANIASPYSYRQLVEVLGIEAATIREYIRYAEMARVLFEVRYFSYSLKVQARNNRKVYCIDTGLRNAVSFTFSADEGRCVENLVYLELRRRGYDPYYWKKNGEVDFVLKNPDNTLTAINVTYTDTPPEREMNALREFAGEFGGRTKDLVLITKDMVRTDGEIRCVPLWRWLLGVE; via the coding sequence ATGGCCGATCTCCTCGAACTCCTGGTCGCCCTCAATCCCTGGTGGAGCGGCAGGCCCTTCGACACCGGCGTCCGGCGGGACCGCTATCTCTCGACGATCAAAAAATATTGTGCGTCCGGGGAGATCGTGGTCCTCAGCGGCGTCCGGCGCTCGGGCAAGACCACCCTGCTGTACCAGATGATCGAGGATCTGATCCAGAACCGGGGCGTCGACCCGCGATCGATCCTCTTCGTCAACTGCGACGAGCCCGCCATGGTCCACCTGGATATGCCGCTGGATGCGGTGCTCGAGACCTACCGGTCGAACGTCTGGAGCGGAGAGGGGGCATGGCTCGTCTTCGACGAGGTCCAGGCGATCGCCGGGTGGGAACGCTGGATCAAGGCGACCTATGACCGCAAACAGTTCAGGCTGGTGATCTCGGGATCTTCCTCCTATCTCCTCGATTCGGAGGTCTCGACCCTGATCAGCGGGCGCTACCTGGCGGTGCCGGTCTATCCCCTCGACTTCGCCGAGTACCTCCAGTTTCGCGGGATGGAGATCGAGCCCGAGCCGGTCGCCCTCGCCGCCAGAAAATACGACATTTTGAACCTGCTCGGGCAGTACCTCAGGGAGGGTGGTTTTCCGCAGGCCGTGCAGCAGGAAGACGAGGGCGTGAAGTCTGATCAACTCAGGGCGTACTATGACAGCATCGTCTACCGCGATATCGTCCAGGTGAACGATGTGCGCAACCAGCGAGCGCTTGCCGACCTCCTCTCCTACCTCCTGGCCAACATCGCCTCGCCCTACTCCTACCGGCAGCTGGTAGAGGTGCTGGGGATCGAGGCGGCGACGATCAGGGAGTACATCCGCTATGCCGAGATGGCGAGGGTGCTCTTCGAGGTCAGGTATTTCAGTTACTCCCTGAAGGTGCAGGCGCGGAACAACAGGAAGGTCTACTGCATCGATACCGGGCTGAGGAATGCCGTTTCGTTCACGTTCTCGGCCGATGAAGGCCGGTGTGTCGAGAACCTGGTCTATCTCGAACTCCGGCGGCGGGGCTACGACCCCTATTACTGGAAAAAGAACGGAGAGGTGGATTTCGTCCTGAAAAACCCGGACAACACCCTGACCGCGATCAACGTCACCTACACCGACACCCCGCCTGAGCGGGAGATGAATGCGCTCCGGGAGTTTGCCGGGGAGTTTGGCGGCCGGACAAAGGATCTGGTGCTGATCACGAAGGATATGGTGCGGACGGACGGAGAGATCAGGTGCGTCCCGCTCTGGCGGTGGCTCCTCGGGGTGGAATGA
- the dapF gene encoding diaminopimelate epimerase — protein MHIPFTKLHGNGNDFILIDETAGTVIPEEMKPGFAALYCDRRFGIGGDGVLFLLPSETADVRMRLFQQDESEAEMCGNGIRCLAKYAHDTGYVQETCTVETMAGTMPVSMGYDEEGEFWAEIEMVDPAYERSAIPAIGEGEYKEQIGPFTVYAANTGVPHAVIFVEDVEAIDVVAAAPQVRRHPSFPRGANVNFVEVTGQASIRIRTFERGVEGETESCGTGATASAAIAHRLGLVEAEVAIETNGGPLVIVCGERTLMRGPAETVFSGVIEG, from the coding sequence ATGCACATCCCGTTCACCAAACTGCACGGCAACGGCAACGACTTCATCCTGATCGACGAGACGGCGGGAACGGTCATCCCCGAAGAGATGAAACCCGGTTTCGCCGCCCTGTACTGCGACCGCCGGTTCGGCATCGGCGGCGACGGCGTCCTCTTCCTCCTCCCTTCGGAGACCGCCGACGTGCGGATGCGCCTCTTCCAGCAGGACGAGAGCGAGGCCGAGATGTGCGGGAACGGGATCCGGTGCCTGGCGAAGTACGCCCATGACACCGGGTATGTTCAGGAGACCTGCACCGTCGAGACGATGGCCGGGACGATGCCGGTCTCGATGGGATACGACGAGGAGGGCGAGTTCTGGGCCGAGATCGAGATGGTGGACCCGGCCTATGAGAGATCGGCGATCCCGGCAATCGGAGAGGGCGAATACAAAGAGCAGATCGGGCCCTTCACGGTCTATGCCGCGAACACCGGCGTCCCCCACGCGGTGATCTTCGTCGAGGACGTGGAGGCGATCGACGTGGTTGCCGCCGCACCGCAGGTCCGCCGCCACCCCTCCTTCCCGCGGGGAGCGAACGTGAACTTTGTCGAGGTCACCGGCCAGGCCTCGATCCGGATCCGCACCTTCGAGCGGGGCGTCGAGGGCGAGACCGAGTCCTGCGGCACCGGGGCGACGGCGTCGGCGGCGATCGCCCACCGCCTGGGCCTGGTCGAGGCCGAGGTGGCGATCGAGACGAACGGCGGCCCCCTGGTGATCGTCTGCGGCGAGCGGACCCTGATGCGGGGGCCGGCCGAGACGGTCTTCTCGGGCGTCATCGAGGGGTGA
- a CDS encoding class I SAM-dependent methyltransferase, with amino-acid sequence MGEKDAGLISDLGFRAMAFLITQIRDRIHHPGRFLERIGIEPGMTVVDYGCGPGSYVRAASRLVGERGHLYAVDIHPLAIESVSRIIEADGLANVTPVLAQGYDSGLGDGVADLVYALDMFHMVGDADAFLKELGRIVRPGGILVIDDGHQPRKATKEKILRSEIWTIEKETDAYLRCRRRR; translated from the coding sequence ATGGGGGAAAAAGACGCGGGTTTGATCTCCGACCTTGGCTTTCGGGCCATGGCCTTCTTGATCACGCAGATCCGGGACCGTATCCACCATCCCGGTCGGTTTCTTGAGAGGATCGGGATCGAACCCGGCATGACGGTCGTCGATTACGGGTGCGGACCGGGCAGTTACGTCAGGGCGGCCTCCCGTCTTGTGGGAGAGAGGGGGCATCTCTATGCGGTGGACATCCATCCGCTCGCAATCGAATCGGTTTCCAGGATCATCGAGGCGGATGGGCTCGCAAACGTGACGCCTGTGCTTGCACAGGGCTATGACTCCGGCCTTGGCGATGGGGTCGCCGACCTCGTCTATGCCCTTGACATGTTTCATATGGTCGGGGACGCCGATGCGTTCCTGAAAGAACTCGGCCGGATCGTGAGGCCAGGCGGGATCCTTGTCATCGACGACGGCCACCAGCCGAGGAAGGCGACGAAGGAGAAGATCCTGCGGTCCGAGATCTGGACGATCGAGAAGGAGACCGACGCCTACCTGCGGTGCCGGCGACGGAGATGA